One genomic segment of Kocuria rhizophila DC2201 includes these proteins:
- the pta gene encoding phosphate acetyltransferase, with translation MTQGIYISAMTPLSGKTLVALGLTDTMFKRTDALGFFRPVFDGTSPEEDSVLQLMKRTFDLPDSRCRGAVSLERCREILASGEHDDLDSAAMAVYSEMALECDVIVVDGTDLLAHNAVTAEFDLNARLANNMGCSVAAVIGAHESGRVKDVLNAIDVTRTELRQAGCDIYAVIVNRADPEQAEQIRREAKPGNHNLPAYVIPEIPAISNPTVAELVDAQGYGTDFNSASLDRDIKAVKVAAMTAGNFLDQMADGDLVITPGDRTDVVSATLASSLAPTLPVPAGMLLTGGFRPAGAVGSLLGAAPFPVLTTERDTFTTAQAVAGTRGTLAGAHSRKIAAARGAWAEHVDSDELSGRLTLPRPVRRTPLRFLHELVESARADRKRIVLPEGDDPRILRAAELIHRRNFCDLTVLGDPETVRSLAQSEGIELDFDADGLDLVDFQHDDALREKYADEYVRLRSHKGVSKGQALERMMDGSYFGTMMVQMGDVDGMVSGAAHTTANTIRPALEFVKTREGVNIVSSVFFMLLADRVLVYGDCAVNPNPDEQQLADIALASAQTAREFGVDPRVAMLSYSTGGSGSGEDVERVRAATDLVRAADPDFEVEGPIQYDAAVDASIARSKLPGSHVAGQATVFVFPDLNTGNNTYKAVQQSAGAVAVGPVLQGLRKPVNDLSRGCTVDDIVNTVAITAIQAQTL, from the coding sequence ATGACGCAGGGCATCTACATCTCCGCGATGACGCCGCTGAGCGGAAAGACGCTGGTGGCACTGGGGCTCACGGACACCATGTTCAAGCGCACGGACGCCCTGGGCTTCTTCCGCCCGGTCTTCGACGGCACCTCCCCCGAGGAGGACTCGGTGCTGCAGCTCATGAAGCGCACCTTCGACCTCCCGGACTCCCGGTGCCGGGGCGCGGTGTCTCTGGAGCGCTGCCGTGAGATCCTCGCCTCCGGTGAGCACGACGACCTCGACTCCGCCGCCATGGCCGTGTACTCCGAGATGGCGCTGGAGTGCGATGTGATCGTCGTGGACGGCACCGACCTGCTGGCCCACAACGCGGTCACCGCCGAGTTCGACCTCAACGCCCGCCTGGCCAACAACATGGGCTGCTCCGTGGCCGCGGTGATCGGCGCCCACGAGTCCGGGCGCGTGAAAGACGTGCTCAACGCGATCGACGTGACCCGCACCGAGCTGCGCCAGGCCGGGTGCGACATCTACGCCGTGATCGTCAACCGCGCGGACCCGGAGCAGGCGGAGCAGATCCGCCGGGAGGCCAAGCCCGGCAACCACAACCTCCCCGCGTACGTGATCCCGGAGATCCCCGCGATCTCCAACCCCACCGTCGCCGAGCTCGTGGACGCCCAGGGCTACGGCACGGACTTCAACTCCGCGTCCCTGGACCGCGACATCAAGGCCGTGAAGGTGGCCGCGATGACCGCCGGGAACTTCCTGGACCAGATGGCGGACGGGGACCTGGTGATCACCCCCGGGGACCGGACGGACGTGGTCTCGGCAACCCTGGCGTCGTCGTTGGCGCCCACGCTGCCGGTGCCCGCCGGGATGCTGCTGACCGGGGGCTTCCGGCCCGCCGGCGCGGTGGGCTCGCTGCTGGGCGCGGCCCCCTTCCCCGTGCTGACCACCGAGCGGGACACCTTCACCACCGCGCAGGCGGTGGCCGGCACGCGCGGCACCCTGGCCGGCGCGCACTCCCGCAAGATCGCCGCCGCGCGCGGTGCGTGGGCGGAGCACGTGGACAGCGACGAGCTCTCGGGGCGGCTCACCCTGCCGCGGCCCGTGCGACGCACCCCGCTGCGGTTCCTGCACGAGCTCGTGGAGTCCGCGCGGGCGGACCGCAAGCGGATCGTGCTGCCCGAGGGGGACGACCCCCGCATCCTGCGCGCCGCGGAGCTCATCCACCGCCGCAACTTCTGCGACCTCACCGTGCTGGGCGATCCCGAAACGGTCCGCTCGCTCGCGCAGTCCGAGGGCATCGAGCTCGACTTCGACGCCGACGGCCTGGACCTCGTGGACTTCCAGCACGACGACGCCCTGCGCGAGAAGTACGCGGACGAGTACGTGCGGCTGCGCTCCCACAAGGGTGTGAGCAAGGGCCAGGCGCTCGAGCGCATGATGGACGGCTCCTACTTCGGCACCATGATGGTCCAGATGGGGGACGTGGACGGCATGGTCTCCGGTGCCGCCCACACCACCGCGAACACCATCCGCCCGGCGCTCGAGTTCGTGAAGACCCGCGAGGGCGTGAACATCGTCTCCTCGGTGTTCTTCATGCTGCTCGCGGACCGCGTGCTCGTCTACGGCGACTGCGCAGTGAACCCCAACCCGGACGAGCAGCAGCTCGCGGACATCGCCCTGGCCTCCGCGCAGACCGCCCGTGAGTTCGGCGTGGACCCCCGCGTGGCCATGCTCTCCTACTCCACCGGCGGCTCCGGCTCCGGCGAGGACGTGGAGCGCGTGCGCGCCGCCACCGACCTTGTGCGCGCCGCGGACCCTGACTTCGAGGTGGAGGGCCCCATCCAGTACGACGCCGCCGTGGACGCCTCGATCGCGAGGTCCAAGCTCCCGGGCTCGCACGTGGCGGGGCAGGCCACCGTGTTCGTGTTCCCGGACCTGAACACCGGCAACAACACCTACAAGGCCGTGCAGCAGTCCGCGGGTGCGGTGGCCGTGGGCCCCGTGCTGCAGGGGCTGCGCAAGCCCGTGAACGACCTCTCGCGCGGCTGCACCGTGGACGACATCGTCAACACCGTGGCCATCACCGCGATCCAGGCGCAGACGCTGTGA
- a CDS encoding universal stress protein, with protein sequence MNAPDAEIIVGVDGSEQSLGALHWAAREARRRGAPLRVVTAYTVPMIGGSTFDVGYAAFDDAAMNRAVEDLVADARRRVAELDVEVRSTVQAGDPSGVLVDLSRDAQLLVLGSRGRGGFIGRLLGSVSTAVPAHAHCPVGIIPLQWGTEYRVHEDVSRRSAFVDGVTVGSDGSEHASAAMLWAADEAEQLGVPLTVVCAAPSDAGTSAWLPSPVDFDDLRGEVRAALDACVAWLRSHFPTLEITGELVDGSPIDVLVERSARNQLVVTGTRGRGGFAGMLLGSTSQGVLHNCTGPSMIVPGFQDPRLSDRPHVAV encoded by the coding sequence ATGAACGCACCGGACGCCGAGATCATCGTGGGCGTGGACGGCTCCGAGCAGAGCCTGGGCGCACTGCACTGGGCGGCCCGCGAGGCCCGACGCCGCGGGGCGCCCCTGCGCGTGGTCACCGCCTACACGGTGCCCATGATCGGCGGGTCCACCTTCGACGTCGGCTACGCCGCGTTCGACGACGCCGCCATGAACCGCGCCGTGGAGGACCTCGTCGCGGACGCCCGACGCCGCGTGGCCGAGCTGGACGTGGAGGTCCGCTCCACGGTCCAGGCCGGGGACCCCTCCGGGGTGCTCGTGGACCTCAGCAGGGACGCCCAGCTGCTGGTCCTGGGATCCCGTGGCCGGGGCGGGTTCATCGGACGGCTGCTGGGCTCGGTGTCCACGGCCGTGCCCGCCCACGCTCACTGCCCCGTGGGGATCATCCCCCTGCAGTGGGGCACCGAGTACCGGGTGCACGAGGACGTCAGCCGGCGCTCCGCCTTCGTGGACGGCGTCACGGTGGGCTCGGACGGCTCCGAGCACGCGAGTGCCGCGATGCTGTGGGCCGCGGACGAGGCCGAGCAGCTGGGCGTGCCGCTGACCGTGGTGTGCGCCGCCCCCTCGGACGCGGGCACCTCCGCGTGGCTGCCCTCACCCGTGGACTTCGACGACCTGCGCGGCGAGGTCCGCGCGGCACTGGACGCCTGCGTGGCCTGGCTGCGGTCCCACTTCCCCACGCTCGAGATCACCGGTGAGCTCGTGGACGGCTCTCCCATCGACGTGCTCGTGGAACGCTCCGCCCGCAACCAGCTGGTGGTCACGGGCACCCGCGGCCGCGGCGGCTTCGCGGGGATGCTGCTGGGCTCCACGTCCCAGGGTGTGCTGCACAACTGCACGGGCCCGTCCATGATCGTGCCGGGCTTCCAGGACCCGCGGCTCTCGGACCGGCCCCACGTGGCGGTCTGA
- a CDS encoding NCS2 family permease yields the protein MSSSTPPAQRSEPRGGLDRFFSITRRGSTVGREVRGGVATFIAMSYIVVLNPLVLGYGPDGAGNTLGGDRVAAMTALVAGVLTILMGAWAKAPFGVATGLGVNAFLAVTIATNPGLTWPQVMGLVIWAGVIMVVLVLTGFRTAVFNAVPDSLKAAIVVGIGLFIALIGFVNAGFVRRIPDAAHTTVPVQLGVGGELFGWPTLTFAVGLLLTVALLVRDVKGGILISVVLTTVLAHVLEAVSPSGSSVENPHGWSLVVPSAPEGLFAVPDLSLLGSAAPIDAFTQLGGIACALLIFTILLSIFFDAMGTMVGLSRQAGLEDANGQIENVDRVLLVDALGAVAGGTGSVSSNQIFVESSTGIADGARTGLANVVTGVLFLAAMFLTPLVNVVPFEAVAPAMVVVGFLMARNVVNIDWTDWGVAIPAFLTFAVMPFTYSIANGIGAGFVSYVFIRLVQGRAKDVHPLMYVVALAFVAFFGIGVIHGWAG from the coding sequence ATGTCGTCATCCACCCCGCCCGCCCAGCGCAGCGAGCCCCGAGGCGGGCTGGACCGCTTCTTCTCCATCACCCGGCGTGGTTCCACCGTGGGCCGGGAGGTCCGCGGTGGCGTGGCCACGTTCATCGCCATGAGCTACATCGTGGTGCTCAACCCGCTGGTGCTCGGCTACGGCCCGGACGGCGCCGGGAACACGCTCGGCGGTGACCGCGTGGCGGCCATGACCGCCCTGGTGGCCGGTGTGCTGACCATCCTCATGGGCGCGTGGGCCAAGGCCCCGTTCGGTGTGGCCACGGGGCTGGGCGTGAACGCGTTCCTGGCCGTCACGATCGCCACGAACCCCGGTCTCACCTGGCCGCAGGTGATGGGGCTGGTGATCTGGGCCGGCGTGATCATGGTGGTGCTGGTGCTCACGGGCTTCCGCACCGCCGTGTTCAACGCGGTGCCGGACTCCCTCAAGGCCGCGATCGTGGTGGGCATCGGTCTGTTCATCGCCCTGATCGGCTTCGTGAACGCCGGGTTCGTGCGGCGCATCCCGGACGCCGCCCACACCACCGTGCCCGTGCAGCTGGGCGTGGGGGGCGAGCTGTTCGGCTGGCCCACCCTCACGTTCGCCGTGGGTCTGCTGCTGACGGTGGCGCTGCTGGTGCGGGACGTCAAGGGCGGCATCCTGATCTCGGTGGTGCTCACCACCGTGCTGGCCCACGTGCTGGAGGCGGTCTCCCCGTCCGGCTCCTCCGTGGAGAACCCCCACGGCTGGTCCCTGGTGGTGCCCTCCGCCCCCGAGGGTCTCTTCGCGGTGCCGGACCTCTCCCTGCTGGGCTCCGCCGCCCCCATCGACGCCTTCACGCAGCTCGGCGGGATCGCGTGCGCGCTGCTGATCTTCACCATCCTGCTGTCCATCTTCTTCGACGCCATGGGCACCATGGTGGGGCTCTCCCGCCAGGCCGGGCTCGAGGACGCGAACGGTCAGATCGAGAACGTGGACCGCGTGCTGCTCGTGGACGCCCTCGGTGCGGTGGCCGGCGGCACGGGTTCCGTGTCCTCCAACCAGATCTTCGTGGAGTCCTCCACGGGCATCGCGGACGGCGCCCGCACGGGCCTGGCCAACGTGGTCACCGGCGTGCTGTTCCTCGCCGCCATGTTCCTCACCCCGCTGGTCAACGTGGTCCCCTTCGAGGCCGTGGCCCCGGCCATGGTGGTGGTGGGCTTCCTGATGGCCCGCAACGTGGTCAACATCGACTGGACCGACTGGGGCGTGGCCATCCCCGCGTTCCTCACCTTCGCCGTGATGCCGTTCACCTACTCGATCGCCAACGGCATCGGCGCGGGCTTCGTCTCCTACGTGTTCATCCGCCTGGTGCAGGGCCGCGCCAAGGACGTCCACCCGCTCATGTACGTGGTGGCCCTGGCGTTCGTGGCGTTCTTCGGCATCGGCGTGATCCACGGCTGGGCGGGCTGA
- a CDS encoding FAD-dependent oxidoreductase gives MCASKGITTVTTPNSRPLRVAVIGAGPAGIYAADMITKTEAVREGELEVSVDLFDRYPTPFGLIRYGVAPDHPRIKGIITALRSILGRGDIRFFGNVEYGRDITLGEFLTHYDAVIFATGAVNDAPLDIPGADLDGSYGAARFVAWYDGHPDYPRTWPLTAKEIAVIGNGNVALDVARVLSKHAEDMLVTEIPGNVYQGLRESPVTDVHIFGRRGPAQIKFTPLELRELAKSRDVDIVVYDEDFQFDEASEKAMVENNQTKVMMKTLQKWREDETPKTASRRLHLHFLQTPDEILGDEDGKVRAIRMERTRLNGDASVTGTGEYTEYPVQAVYHAIGYLGSPLPELPFDPERGVILNEEGRVVEADGTPVPGVYATGWIKRGPVGLIGATKSDALETVTHLVEDRASLADPDRPEPQAVVELLEDKGVQYTTWDGWLALDEYEQSLGQSSHDAEGNPRERVKVVERDEMISVSRGAVQQ, from the coding sequence GTGTGCGCGTCGAAAGGAATCACCACCGTGACAACCCCCAACTCCCGCCCGCTCCGCGTGGCCGTGATCGGTGCAGGCCCCGCCGGCATCTACGCCGCGGACATGATCACCAAGACCGAGGCGGTCCGCGAGGGTGAGCTCGAGGTCAGCGTGGACCTGTTCGACCGCTACCCCACCCCGTTCGGGCTCATCCGCTACGGCGTGGCCCCGGACCACCCGCGCATCAAGGGGATCATCACGGCGCTGCGCTCCATCCTGGGCCGCGGGGACATCCGGTTCTTCGGCAACGTGGAGTACGGCCGGGACATCACCCTGGGGGAGTTCCTCACCCACTACGACGCCGTGATCTTCGCGACCGGCGCCGTCAACGACGCCCCCCTGGACATCCCCGGCGCGGACCTGGACGGTTCCTACGGTGCGGCGCGCTTCGTGGCGTGGTACGACGGCCACCCCGACTACCCCCGCACGTGGCCGCTGACCGCGAAGGAGATCGCGGTGATCGGCAACGGCAACGTGGCGCTGGACGTGGCGCGGGTGCTGTCCAAGCACGCGGAGGACATGCTGGTCACGGAGATCCCGGGCAACGTGTACCAGGGGCTGCGGGAGTCCCCGGTCACGGACGTGCACATCTTCGGGCGTCGCGGCCCCGCCCAGATCAAGTTCACCCCGCTGGAGCTGCGCGAGCTGGCCAAGTCCCGGGACGTGGACATCGTGGTCTACGACGAGGACTTCCAGTTCGACGAGGCCTCCGAGAAGGCCATGGTGGAGAACAACCAGACCAAGGTCATGATGAAGACGCTGCAGAAGTGGCGTGAGGACGAGACCCCCAAGACCGCGTCCCGCCGGCTGCACCTGCACTTCCTGCAGACCCCGGACGAGATCCTCGGGGACGAGGACGGCAAGGTCCGCGCCATCCGCATGGAGCGCACGCGCCTCAACGGGGACGCCTCCGTCACGGGCACGGGCGAGTACACCGAGTACCCCGTGCAGGCCGTCTACCACGCGATCGGCTACCTGGGCTCGCCCCTGCCGGAGCTGCCGTTCGACCCCGAGCGCGGCGTGATCCTCAACGAGGAGGGCCGCGTGGTCGAGGCGGACGGCACCCCGGTCCCCGGCGTCTACGCCACGGGCTGGATCAAGCGCGGGCCCGTGGGCCTGATCGGGGCCACCAAGTCCGACGCCCTGGAGACCGTCACCCACCTGGTCGAGGACCGTGCCTCGCTCGCGGACCCGGACCGGCCGGAGCCGCAGGCCGTCGTGGAGCTGCTCGAGGACAAGGGCGTGCAGTACACCACGTGGGACGGCTGGCTCGCCCTGGACGAGTACGAGCAGAGCCTGGGCCAGTCCTCCCACGACGCCGAGGGCAACCCGCGCGAGCGCGTCAAGGTGGTGGAGCGGGACGAGATGATCTCGGTCTCCCGCGGAGCTGTCCAGCAGTAG
- a CDS encoding thiamine-binding protein, which translates to MLVAFSVSPSGGDNPDASVHDAVAAAVHVVRESGLPNRTDSMFTTIEGEWDECMAVVKEATAAVAEYGPRVSLVLKADIRPGHTGELTGKLERLESALSHHELGRSQERRGITSGTAGSNGTAGPEGTASSDAVGRT; encoded by the coding sequence ATGCTGGTCGCCTTCTCCGTCTCCCCCAGCGGTGGGGACAATCCCGATGCCTCCGTCCACGACGCCGTGGCCGCCGCCGTTCACGTGGTGCGCGAGTCCGGGCTGCCCAACCGCACCGACTCCATGTTCACCACCATCGAGGGTGAGTGGGACGAGTGCATGGCCGTGGTCAAGGAGGCCACCGCCGCGGTCGCCGAGTACGGGCCGCGCGTGTCCCTGGTGCTCAAGGCAGACATCCGCCCGGGCCACACCGGTGAGCTGACGGGCAAGCTGGAGCGCCTGGAGTCCGCGCTGTCCCACCACGAGCTGGGCCGTTCGCAGGAGCGCCGCGGCATCACCTCGGGCACCGCCGGCTCGAATGGCACCGCTGGCCCGGAGGGCACCGCGAGCTCCGACGCCGTCGGTCGGACGTGA
- a CDS encoding D-arabinono-1,4-lactone oxidase, with amino-acid sequence MSTRGASEPRMTAQVRGGAWRSWGGNQSADPAATVRPTTSDQVLDVLREARAAGTAVRPAGSGRSCSPLVPTGGVLLDTSALKGLVSVDEDHQRVTVFAGTTLQELNLVLEQHGLALANLPDSSHMSVGGALATGTHGTGLGQPSLGGQVIGLSLATPEGELISCSETHRPELFDAARVNLGVLGVVVSVTFQCVNAFRLHCAEFREPIGSLLDTLQERMSAADHFEFSWMPGTTMAHTRILSRLHRLPDTYTRPASPISRALRRADDAVLRTSLTAGLGRVGNLIPRAVNGLNRIESLAESSRRYTDVSYRVFTVARPVRYVAAEYALPLEATASAVRELRTLVDAHVYDLAFPMTVRCSPPDQGHLSPAGGRYTGWINLRQYGRRPSQSFLTAAEQILVEHGGRPHWGTLHTRTAEDLAPLYTQWDEFLTLRAAMDPQGTLLNPHLRRLLGL; translated from the coding sequence GTGAGCACACGCGGAGCATCGGAGCCGCGCATGACGGCCCAGGTCAGGGGCGGTGCGTGGCGTTCGTGGGGTGGGAACCAGAGCGCCGATCCCGCCGCGACGGTGCGCCCGACGACCTCGGACCAGGTCCTGGACGTGCTGCGTGAGGCGCGCGCCGCGGGAACGGCGGTCCGGCCCGCAGGATCGGGGCGCAGCTGCTCCCCACTGGTCCCCACCGGGGGTGTGCTGCTGGACACCTCGGCGCTCAAGGGTCTCGTGTCCGTGGACGAGGACCACCAGAGGGTCACGGTGTTCGCCGGGACCACGCTGCAGGAGCTGAACCTGGTCCTGGAGCAGCACGGCCTGGCGCTGGCCAACCTCCCCGACTCCTCACACATGAGCGTGGGCGGGGCGCTCGCCACGGGCACCCACGGCACGGGCCTGGGCCAGCCCTCGCTGGGCGGTCAGGTGATCGGGCTGAGCCTCGCGACCCCCGAGGGCGAGCTGATCTCCTGCTCCGAGACCCACCGCCCCGAGCTGTTCGACGCCGCCCGGGTGAACCTGGGCGTGCTGGGCGTGGTGGTGTCCGTGACGTTCCAGTGCGTCAACGCGTTCCGGTTGCACTGCGCCGAGTTCCGCGAGCCGATCGGTTCCCTGCTGGACACCCTGCAGGAGCGGATGTCTGCCGCGGACCACTTCGAGTTCTCCTGGATGCCGGGCACCACCATGGCCCACACCCGCATCCTGAGCCGGCTGCACCGCCTCCCGGACACCTACACGCGCCCCGCCTCACCGATCTCCCGGGCGCTGCGCCGCGCGGACGACGCCGTTCTGCGCACCTCCCTGACCGCCGGGCTGGGCCGCGTGGGGAACCTGATCCCGCGGGCCGTGAACGGGCTCAACCGGATCGAGTCCCTCGCGGAGAGCTCCCGGCGCTACACGGACGTGTCCTACCGCGTGTTCACGGTGGCCCGTCCGGTGCGCTACGTGGCCGCCGAGTACGCCCTGCCGCTCGAGGCCACCGCTTCCGCGGTGCGCGAGCTGCGCACCCTGGTGGACGCTCACGTCTACGACCTCGCGTTCCCCATGACCGTGCGCTGCTCACCGCCGGACCAGGGCCACCTCTCCCCCGCCGGGGGCCGCTACACGGGGTGGATCAACCTGCGCCAGTACGGCCGGCGCCCCAGCCAGTCCTTCCTCACCGCCGCGGAGCAGATCCTGGTGGAGCACGGCGGCCGCCCCCACTGGGGCACGCTGCACACCCGCACCGCCGAGGACCTCGCACCGCTCTACACACAGTGGGACGAGTTCCTCACCCTGCGCGCCGCCATGGACCCCCAGGGCACGCTGCTCAACCCCCACCTCCGAAGGTTGCTGGGACTCTAA
- a CDS encoding spermidine synthase: MSRKSKNAKRAGRAETGAAASSDAPGLVARTWVTDTGTVELQQDTYVPGAWVLRVNGVPSSHIVPDRPDQLEFEYMRWFSTVLEDHVSSHLDPTVLRVLHLGGGACSVARYLAWRYPQSRQVVVELDAALATLVREWLDLPRAPLLRIRPGEARAVTESLSEASRDIVIRDVFAGEQTPGHLRTLEFAHHVDRVLAPDGLYLLNVGDTRNLKGTRAEIAALLEVFEHVAAVADAPMLKGRRYGNVVLAASHAPLPAAGSADAAALGRELLGGSLPAQYKDTAWCRELAADTRPWLDKPADPVPEGPDAA, translated from the coding sequence GTGAGCAGGAAGAGCAAGAACGCCAAACGGGCCGGTCGCGCGGAAACCGGCGCCGCGGCGTCGTCGGACGCACCGGGGCTCGTGGCGCGCACCTGGGTCACGGACACCGGGACCGTGGAGCTGCAGCAGGACACGTACGTGCCCGGCGCGTGGGTGCTGCGGGTGAACGGGGTGCCGTCCTCGCACATCGTCCCAGACCGTCCGGACCAGCTGGAGTTCGAGTACATGCGCTGGTTCTCCACGGTGCTCGAGGACCACGTGTCCTCGCACCTGGATCCCACCGTGCTGCGCGTGCTGCACCTCGGTGGCGGTGCGTGCTCGGTGGCCCGCTACCTCGCGTGGCGCTACCCGCAGTCGCGCCAGGTGGTCGTGGAGCTCGACGCCGCCCTGGCCACCCTGGTGCGCGAGTGGCTGGACCTGCCCCGGGCACCGCTGCTGCGGATCCGCCCGGGGGAGGCGCGGGCGGTCACGGAGTCGCTCAGCGAGGCCTCGCGGGACATCGTGATCCGGGACGTCTTCGCCGGGGAGCAGACCCCGGGCCACCTGCGCACGCTCGAGTTCGCGCACCACGTGGACCGCGTGCTCGCGCCGGACGGGCTGTACCTGCTGAACGTGGGGGACACCCGCAACCTCAAGGGCACCCGGGCGGAGATCGCGGCGCTGCTGGAGGTCTTCGAGCACGTGGCCGCGGTCGCGGATGCCCCCATGCTCAAGGGCCGCCGCTACGGCAACGTGGTGCTCGCCGCCTCGCACGCACCCCTGCCCGCGGCCGGTTCCGCCGACGCCGCCGCGCTGGGCCGCGAGCTGCTCGGCGGCTCCCTGCCGGCCCAGTACAAGGACACCGCGTGGTGCCGCGAGCTCGCGGCGGACACTCGCCCGTGGCTCGACAAGCCTGCGGACCCGGTCCCCGAGGGGCCGGACGCGGCCTGA
- a CDS encoding LLM class flavin-dependent oxidoreductase, whose protein sequence is MSPISLHWFLPTASDSRGIVGGGHGASIQATQTLRGPRLPYLVQVAQAAEYNGFESVLSPTGLWCQDAWLTTAAISQHTERLKFLVALRPGAMSPTLAAQMAATYQDLTGGRLNVNVVAGGESTEQRAFGDFLDKDGRYARTGEFLDIVSRLWDHESPFDYRGEHLAVEQARLDFPPAPRPQVYFGGSSAAAATVAAEHADVFLTWGEPPQQAKEKIDRIRELARARGRSVRFGIRLHTISRETSAQAWAVAEGMLAGVDERMIQEQQEALRRSESEGQRRMLDLHGGSATKLQVHPGLWAGVGLLRGGAGTAMVGSHREVADLIAEYVAAGIDEFVLSGYPCLEEAYWFGEGVRPLLQADGLL, encoded by the coding sequence ATGTCCCCGATTTCCCTCCACTGGTTCCTCCCCACCGCGTCGGATTCCCGCGGCATTGTGGGCGGAGGCCACGGGGCGAGCATTCAGGCCACACAGACCCTGCGTGGACCGCGTCTGCCCTATTTGGTGCAGGTGGCGCAGGCGGCGGAATACAACGGTTTCGAATCCGTGCTCTCGCCCACGGGCCTGTGGTGCCAGGACGCCTGGTTGACCACGGCCGCCATCTCCCAGCACACGGAAAGACTCAAGTTCCTCGTCGCGTTGCGTCCCGGAGCCATGTCCCCCACCCTGGCGGCCCAGATGGCGGCCACGTACCAGGACCTCACGGGGGGACGGCTCAACGTCAACGTGGTGGCCGGCGGGGAGTCCACCGAGCAGCGCGCCTTCGGAGACTTCTTGGACAAAGACGGTCGCTACGCTCGGACCGGAGAGTTCCTGGACATCGTGTCCCGCCTGTGGGATCACGAGTCACCCTTCGACTACCGAGGTGAGCACCTCGCCGTGGAGCAGGCCAGGCTGGACTTCCCGCCTGCGCCCCGTCCGCAGGTGTACTTCGGGGGTTCCTCCGCAGCTGCGGCCACCGTGGCTGCGGAGCACGCGGATGTCTTCCTCACGTGGGGTGAACCACCGCAACAGGCAAAGGAGAAGATCGACCGGATCCGTGAACTCGCGAGGGCACGCGGACGCAGCGTGCGCTTTGGCATCCGTCTGCACACCATTTCGCGGGAGACGTCGGCTCAGGCATGGGCGGTGGCCGAGGGCATGCTCGCGGGCGTGGACGAACGGATGATCCAGGAGCAGCAGGAAGCGCTGCGCCGTTCAGAGTCCGAGGGGCAGCGCCGGATGCTGGATCTGCACGGTGGTTCCGCAACCAAGTTGCAGGTCCACCCCGGCCTGTGGGCAGGAGTGGGCCTACTGCGTGGTGGAGCGGGGACGGCCATGGTGGGGTCCCACCGGGAGGTGGCCGACCTCATCGCGGAGTATGTCGCCGCGGGCATCGACGAGTTCGTGCTCTCCGGGTACCCGTGCCTCGAGGAGGCCTACTGGTTCGGCGAGGGCGTCCGTCCGCTCCTCCAAGCCGACGGTCTGCTCTGA